One Prunus dulcis chromosome 7, ALMONDv2, whole genome shotgun sequence DNA segment encodes these proteins:
- the LOC117635316 gene encoding zinc finger MYM-type protein 1-like translates to MRIEEHIYKKDLVNLEVILSHKVISQDLIDASFPNGLMNLIGWSSVSKDAAFCLYCYLFKSNFEQVGSEAFTGVGFKNWKKGRERMKVHVGPVGSVHNKAREAATNLMNQNTHIETAVSKHSKQARMAYRRCLIASIKCTKFLLRQGLSFRGNDESATSSNRGNYLELLQFLADNDEKVKEVVLENAPGNLKLVAPKIQKDIVNACAGETLDVIMSGLKDRFFSILVDEARDISVKEQMAMVLRYVDDKGHVIERFVGIQHVTDTTSSTLKDAIDIFFSSNGLSFSKLRGQGYDGASNMRGELNGLKTKILREQPCAYYVHCFAHQLQLALVAVAKKNIDIASFFTTTNSVVNHVGASYKRRDALRAQLQEELVIAFENDCLITG, encoded by the coding sequence ATGAGGATCGAAGAGCATATCTACAAAAAGGACCTTGTCAACCTAGAGGTCATTCTTTCCCACAAAGTAATATCTCAGGACTTAATCGACGCTTCATTCCCCAATGGTTTGATGAATTTGATTGGTTGGAGTAGTGTATCTAAAGATGCTGCATTTTGTCTTTATTGCTATCTCTTTAAATCCAATTTTGAACAAGTGGGTAGTGAAGCCTTCACTGGAGTAGGGTTTAAGAATTggaagaaagggagagaaagaATGAAGGTGCATGTTGGACCGGTTGGTAGTGTTCATAATAAAGCTAGAGAAGCCGCTACAAATTTGATGAATCAAAATACACATATTGAAACGGCTGTGAGCAAACACTCTAAACAAGCTCGTATGGCATATCGAAGATGCTTAATTGCATCAATCAAGTGCACTAAGTTTCTATTGAGACAAGGTCTTTCTTTTCGTGGAAATGATGAAAGTGCCACTTCAAGCAATAGGGGAAATTACTTAGAGTTATTGCAATTCCTTGCAGACAATGATGAGAAAGTTAAAGAAGTTGTGTTGGAAAATGCTCCGGGGAATCTCAAGTTAGTAGCTCCAAAGATTCAAAAAGATATTGTGAATGCATGTGCCGGGGAAACACTTGATGTCATCATGAGTGGTTTAAAAGATAGATTCTTTTCTATATTGGTGGATGAAGCACGTGATATTTCTGTGAAAGAGCAAATGGCAATGGTATTGCGTTATGTGGATGACAAAGGGCATgtaattgaaaggtttgtggggATTCAACATGTTACCGACACCACTTCAAGTACACTAAAGGATGCCATTGacatattcttttcttccaatGGTTTGAGCTTTTCCAAGTTACGAGGACAAGGTTATGATGGAGCTAGCAATATGAGAGGTGAGTTGAATGGCCttaaaacaaagattttgagagaacaaCCTTGTGCATACTATGTTCATTGCTttgctcatcaacttcaactagCACTTGTTGCCGTAGCAAAGAAGAATATTGATATTGCCTCTTTCTTCACAACCACTAATAGTGTGGTTAACCATGTTGGAGCATCGTATAAGCGGCGTGATGCACTTAGAGCACAACTCCAAGAAGAACTTGTGATAGCTTTTGAAAATGATTGTCTTATAACGGGGTGA